The genomic segment AAAGGTAGAGAGAAGCAATCTTCAACACCAAAACGATGTACATTATAATCCATTAAAACATATTTCCAAAAGCCTACAAGAATATCCAGAAACCTAACACCATTGATCAGCCGTGCGAGTGTAACAAATCCTCCCAAGTTTTCATATATGAAAAACTTCTGACAAGAGTCGCAAGGGAGAAAAGATCATCCTACAATCTGTCTATTAGCACAAACAGGAGACCCAAACAAGAACATCTTATTAACTCCTCAGCATGTTCCCCTAATCTCTGCTGACTGTGACACCTCCTCCATCATATCTACAAAGACAGACGGCCAAATAGAAAAATTGGATCCACATGACAATTGAAGAGTAGAAACATCATGGAAAATGCGCATACAAAAACAAAGGAAGGAAATAACAGCGGCTATGATTACAGCGCCATGTGTAATGCATACACGTGATAATGGGGGGAGTGGAATGAAGGGGCATGACAAGACAACATTGCACAGATAAATGCAAACTGAAGAACAAAAACCAAGATCCGGCTGCAAACTGCTGTGGAGATGGATCAGTCACGATATAGTAAGTTCAAACTAGGCATCTGTCAGGCAACAAGCAAACAAATAGAgacatcatttaaaaatttcCCACTATTTACTAAAACAGCTGTGAAACAACACAAGTGACAATAGCAAGAACAGCAATTCAGCCATCAGCATCCAGTCTAAGGAGATCACTTCTTGAACAGAAACAGCACAGCTAACATGATCATTCAGAGTAAAAGGCAAAAATCATGGGCCAAATACAGTATACCTGTTTTCTTTCAGCTATGTTAAACAAGAGACACTACGAAACAAAAATTTGTCAATAGTGTTGACAAATAAGTGTTAAATTACCTATTCTGAATAGGTAGAAGTATTACAAAACATAGCAAAAAATCTTATTTCAAACACCATTGAGGAGCTAGCCTATAACCTCACTGAGCCAAGGGAGGAGCTAACCCATAACCTCACTGAGCCAAGGGAGTAGAAAACAATCTTCTAGACAGTCGAATTATACACTGTCTTGACTCTTGTTCATGCACTGCCAAAGCTATGCAAGGCCAATGAAAGTCAAACCATAGTTGCAACAATACACTCCAGTGTAGCCTTCAAGAAACACAACATAAGCTTAATGCTAATATTATGGATCCAACTAAAATGTCTAATACTCGAATAATTGTGTTATTGCTACTGCATCCGCTGCAGTAAGACCAGCAGaactgaaaacaaataaaaaaaaaaacaaccctaaGGATCTGTCTATCCAAAGCCCAAAAAACCTCCATCATATTGCATTAATGAGATGCAAAAGTGTTTCATCAAGCATCATATATCGATTTTAGTGCTTAATTTTCATCAATAACTTGGTCAAATCACTATCAAGCTCCGTGGTAATAAGAACCAATAGCAACACAGTTGCAACAGACTCACCACTGCTTGCACTTTACATTTCATATGACATATAATCTCTCTTGATCATATCAACCACATCTCTAACAAAATTCTACAAGTACCTAAGGCTCCAAAGTTTGCTTACAATTCAGCATGCATTTCAATTATTTAATGCATCTTTACTGCAATATCACAGCAACTCTCTCAAATCCAGCCATGTAAAATATCATGTCACCCATGAGAAGATGAATCTCACATATTCACAAGTAATCCATTTTGTACTATTTATACACAACATCAACCACTAAAGAAATGCTATCGAAACCGATTGTAATTTCCGAATTTCTTTTGCTGCATAGGCTCCTAGATATTGTTTTAACTATGATCAATTCACTCAGCTGATAATGAAAAATTCAGGATGATGTGTCTTTATTCACACAAACCATTATCTGCGCCattgatatcataaaaaaacaaaataaaataaaaaactccaaAACCTAGCATGATCATGCATTACTAGGTCATCACATATTGGAATAAACATAACCATATTAGCCAATATCTCACAAGGCAGAAAACAGGCCTGGCAAGCATAATCATTgtgaattttggggaataacccagaattgggttatgacaatcaTTACCAGCAATGACAAATTCCACCatctaacaaaataacaaaacgCAAGCACCAATCAAACCAGCTAGTTGAGGTAAAACTTTGCCAACTAATCAATATAGATTACAATTAGAAGAACACAATGAAGCCAAATAAGTGGAGTTGTCTTTCTATAGTCATGAAATGGCCGATACCCATTTACATTTAATTATAGCAAAGTAGCCTGCACATTTAGATGCTGACTCCAGCTCAAATCAACCCTACTTTCATCACCACAGCTTGTTATTTTACAAGCACCATTCAGATTTTCCGCTCAGGATTCATAAACCAACTCAGCTATTTAATGCATCTTTATTGCAATATTTCGGCAACTCTCCAGAATCCAACAATTTCAAGATTCATGAGAAGATTAATAAcatccaaaatcaaaattaacccGGTGCATCCTATTTATATGCAACTTTGATCGCTTATAAAATGCTCTAGAACCTAAGACATGATGTACACATTTCTTTTACATCCAAGTTAGGTTTTACATTATGATACAATCCAGAGCATTACGATTAGATAATGCATCCTAATCATGTGCATAACTATCTCTACGTTTTACTTTCGAGACAACTATCCTCCTCCAGTACATTACCATCATTAGCATACACTAGCAAacttataagataaaaaataacatcataaacaaaaatcatcaatcattaaagtaagaaaaaaaattcaaaacttcaaaCCACAATCAAAATCACCAAAAGCAAAAATGAACGGTCACATTACAAATCCTAACCTTTAGTTTTCCCCCCCGCAGCCTCCTCCACATCCTCCGGCACATTAACTGCTGCCTCCGGCTAAGTCCCGACCACAATCCTTATCCTCAGGATATCTAACAACAACGACAGGACAAAAACAATGATGAACACAATAATCACTTACACTACCCAATCTCTCATCGCTCCCTCTTATCGCCGCACCAAACCCTCTACTTCCCATAATAACCGCACTCAACCCTAACCTCTCAATTTCCAGACACAACCTTTCCTTCATATCATGATCTTTCACAATATGAATCTTATACGGAATCTGCGCTTCCTTCAAAGGCCTCGCAATTTCCGCCGCTTTCGAAGCCGTGAAAGCATCGAAATCATCCTCTTGCCGGGGCTGTGGCTTCTCACTATTCTCATTTTTAGTTTTACTATCAATTTCACTATTAAATTTGCTATTATTGTTCAAGAGATCGAGTTGCGATTGCGTGGGAGTGGAGAGTGGGAGTGGGCCCCAGTCAGCGCCGAGGAGGACGGAGGTAGGGCTGACGTGGAGGAGGATGACAGAGTCGCCAGGACGGATGTAGTGGTGGACAGACCAGCGGACAGCGTAGGCTGACTCGTCAGAGAGGTCGACGGCGACACCAATCTTGCGGCGAGTGGTGGGGGTGAGAGTAGGAGTGGCGGAGGGTGGGAGAGGGTGGCGTGGGGGAGAAGGGTTGTGGTGGATCTTAATTGTCGGGAGTAGCGGCTGGTCAGGATCTACTgggttttgttgttgttgttgttgttgttgttgttgaggaTTCATGGCCGCTGCTGCCGCTGCTAAGGTTTTGATGTTTGCTTGTGTAGTTGTTGATTTCTTGATTGAAAATGAAACTTGGATTTGTCAATTGTCTTTGTTCCTTTGTTTGGAGAGAAGGGAAATGGTGACGAGTCTTGGAAGGGGAGAAGGTATGAGCAGTTCGGGGACTGTtcgagaataatataaatcatatcctgggatctcacctaatagcttaagtttttgagttgagatggttttttgacatggtatcagagccttgatgatcaagcgatcacgagttcgaatctcactatccgcaagtttcaagtccaaagagctttcacttaagggggtgtgttagagaataatataaatcatatcctgggacctcacctaatagcttaagcttttgggttgagatggttctttgacagggACAGTATatgagatttattattattatatatataaaaaattattattattatattagagatataaagtttttttactataaatacatgaaaataattttttaatttttttaatattgaatcattaaaatgatataaaaatacaaatttaattaatttaaatttaaaaaaactaaaattaaattataaaaaaaaaaactagtgtaaCTCAGCTACAAACATGCACCAAAAATAGGTAAGATAATTGTGTGGGGTTGAGTTGGGTATGCTTTTCATGGGAACAAAGGTTTGATTTTGATATGGAGAGATGGAACCCAAAATGCGGTGGTAATTAGACTATTTGTATGACCATTTCAAATACAAGATatctcacatattttttttttaatttcaatattctCACATGGATGATCGAGACTAAAAATCTCTTAATGgaagttgtgtttttttatataaatttaaaaattttcaataaactcttATAAATATTGATTCTTTAAGATATGTTAGCGGGTTAAACTAGGTTATGGTAGTATTTGTAATCGCgataaaaactatgttttttaaaattttatttttttattttaaattttttttttatattttaaattttttttgatatgctgggggtaaaaataaattttttaaaaaatattattttgatatattttctaataaaaatactttaaaaaacaattactatcaTACTTTCAAATACAAGAAACCATATACTGAaatgttttattatattcaaaatacTCTCCGGCACACAAAAACtttatttgaagagaaaaaataagaaagaaagagaataatattttattggtcTTTTATTCAAGGAGAaatgtaaaatttatatatatagccatGATGACAActtttgtcataacccaatttttgactattttattttaattattagtattattattttatttattaaaaagaaaaaatgatgaaaaaaaataatgttggaaaaacaagtaaatgaaaaatgaattaaaatttgggttaaggacaaaatgattggaagttttggggtttaattaaactttggaattaatccaattaagtttggaattaatttaattaatccaattaagagtttaattggagaattgataagttttgagacttaattaagcttgaaattaatttaattcatccaattaagagtttaattggagaattgataagttttgagacccaattaagcttgaaattaatttaattcatccaattaagagtttaattggagaattgataagttttcagacttaattaagcttgaaattaatttaattcatccaatcaagggtttaattggagaattgataagttttagacttaattggactttggatttaattaaattaatgaaatcagggacttaattgaagaaatttcaaagtttagggtttaattagggtctaaattgcaaaaattaaaatccaaggactagCTTGAAAATAGCACGGAAATGCAAGGATccaattacattttaaccaggggcttgattgcaaaattacaagaattacAAGGACCGAATTGAAAGCAGCCTTTAGAACTGGAAAACGGAGTCGTATTGCAGCGACTGTTCACCGTCTTCTTGCTCTGCAACGGCTCCGCCATTAAGGCAGAGACGTTTCATCCGTTGGCAGCAACGCTTACGTTTGATCATGGAAGGCGGCCAGTTACATGGCATTTAGGAGGCGACCGTTACAGCGCTAATCGATCTCTGGCCTTATAAAAGCTGGGCAAAGGCAAACTCGCAGGGGGGTCAAAAACagagaggagaaaaagaaaaaaatggggaAGGGAACTgaacaaaaagagagaagaaaaacccAATAGACAGGGGAGTGGGGAAGCTAAAACCCAGACTCGAAAAACCACAAAGActgagaggagaaaaaaaaaggaaaaaaagaagaaggcaaAACAGAGAGACGGAGATACAGGGAACGAAAGAAAAACTGGGAGAGACAGAGGACAGAAACCCATAAAACAGAGACCAATACAAGCAGTAAACCCAGAAAACCAACACTAATATCATTGTCTTCAATCGCCCCCTCCTGCAAACCAAAAAAGCGAAGGACCCAAGCAGCAAGCCGTGACCTTCATCATCaccgaaacaaaaggaaaacagaaagGGGAAGGTCATACACAGACGATAGCAAAATCACTGTGCCGCAAGCCTCCTCGCAATCTCCAGAAGCAGGTAGGCCGTTCTCATCTCCTTTTCAttcttgtttgaaattgtgCAATTGTGAAAATAAGTAGGTGTATAACTTACAGCCTTGAAATGCACAAACGATAAACAACTGTTAAAGCAGCACCTCTAATTGCACGCATGAATTTGTTTCACGCGTGCACCTTAATTaacccagccgggtcactggcttgggccagtgaccgggccgggctggctgggtccagcccagcccatgtgggctgagctgggcccagcccccaaaataataaaaaataaaaaaatagaaaaaaataaaaaaataaaaaaaggagaaatagaaaaatatatgtatgcatgaataaaaataatataaatttaccgGTTTATTCACCAATGCCAGAGTCAGGAGTAAAATATTGGttaaagtttatattatttttattcgctatattttattttatttagcaagaaaaaaatatatgtgcatgtatgaaaaataaatttatttatttattcactgacgccagagtcaggaatgaaaacattgatttaatttttttttttttaaactacataaggaaaatagaaaaatatgtgaatgcgtaataaaatgaatttagtttatttgtttattcactagcgttagagttaggaataaaaaaaatattaatctaaatttattttatagctacgtaataattaccaacgccagagttggaattatccgtagtcgaatattcactgacgccagagtcaggaatatcatGAATAAATCATCAGAATGTAAACcaataaatgtttagcaatttaagacaaaaccaacaatgcagtctgcctcaggcagaacgtttaaggggtgataatatcttcccttttacgtaaccagtcccgtaccatagaatctctgttggccagttagggttcctagtaaccataatactaggtggcgactcctcaaacaagatCTTTTCCCCTTAAAGAAccagatgccagaaatctgttctttttccataatttagattatttttagagccgtcgcgatgtcgggtgcgacaggatggcgactccactggggacctaggactaagctttgttttttttgttttcttattgttaaatatgttttttttatgttgttggtgtttatcaagttttttatttatttatttatttatttattatttgttacgtattcttgtgtattttattttattttattatttttattatttttgttctttttactgttttagcatgcataattattcatatttatcacgcatatatgttaatatgaacatcattcaaatttgttttttatatatacatgtggTACCAACTTTAAGATAAGTGGAGGAGTAACGGCaccccaatggctttagcctggGTAAGGCTCGCGAAACTATCCAACTCTCGCATGATTTGTTTGCTCGATagtggttgatatgccaaactgattttactcagggcctctatcttcacGCTGCTTGTAAACCTCATATCAACCTTTCGAGGGCGATCACTGAGCATGCGAAAGACCTTTGAGACTAGATAGCCAAACTACCCAGATATATTTAATGACTAGAACATATTCTTTAGGTTGGTCCCTGTATAATTTCACTAAGATAAGCATAACATTTAAGCATTTTCATTACAGGACTTTCGGGTGACATAATGACCATTATTCGAGAGGTAACCACTGTTGAGTATGGACTCGAATCTGAATCCTTGCAAATGACCGAGGGAGACTGCCCTAGACCAAATACCAGTGGGACACCGCTACTCAAAGATGTCAggtgcataataaatgacactaGCAGATTGTTTTCACTCACTAAGTATCAGATAGATGAAGCAGAATTTGCTATGAAGTATGGGAGGATTTTGCACCTTTTGAAGGTGCCAGTTTTGCCATCAGCTATAAAAGCCATGATACATTTTTGGGATCCTGATTACCATTGTTTTACTTTCCGAAACGTCGACATGACACCTACCATTGAAGAGTATAGTTTGTTGACTGAATTCCCTGAATATGCCTACAAAGTGTACTTCCGCCAGAGAATTGACGACACCATGGATGAGCTTGCCAAATTGCTAGGGATTCCTCAGCTAATACCATATAGAGAGAAAGATAACTCTGGGGTCTTAGATGGAAACGACTAAAGGAGTTGCTGATTGCTAAAAAAGCTAACCCGGATGTTAAATTAGAAAGACATAGAATATTGGCTTTGGGAATATTTGGTTTAGTTCTGTGTCCCTCTACTACAGGAATTATCAGTTTAGAAGCTGCCAATTTGTTTGTGGAATATGAAAAGACAAAGATCAACCCGTGTGCTGCGATTTTGGCTGAAACCTTCCTATCTCTTAGTCATTGCAAGAAAACGGGTAAAGGTTCCATGAGGTGTTGTGTCTCTTTACTATTCATCTGGTTGGTAAGCCATATAGAAACGGAGACgccaatatttaataatttctggTGGTTTGACCAAAAGCCACTCGAATTGTTTGTATCAAAAGAATGGGACAGCTTTTCGGAGGATGATTGGAGAGTAAAATTGCAAAGGCTTCCATTAAGCATTTTTAATTGGAAAGCTCCTTGGATGAGGAATATGACAAGCTTGATGAGTTGTGGAGAAAAGCCTTGGGTACCATTAATTGGAGTAACGGGTTACGTCAGTTACGCACCTGCTTTAGTGGCAAGGCAGCTTGGGGGCATACAAAGTGTTCCTAGGACAATTGACATGGCTCAATTTACCGGGGTCTATAAAGGGGCCGCCATGGAAATGTTAGAAAGCATTAAACAGGATTGGAACTCTTTGTTGTTGATAAAGAAGGAGAATGGATCAAGGAATCCCACAGTTAGTGAAAAGTATCCCGAATGGCGTGACAGAAGAGTCTCCGACATGGTAGAAATTTCAGAATCCGTGGGCACCCGAAGAAAGAGGGTGAGTTGTGAAGAAGAACTAATAGAGCAAGTAAAACGACTGCAAGCCGAGCTTAAAACGAAGGAAGATTTGAGACTATCATTGGAGCATCAATTAGCCGAAGAAAAAGCTATGAGGAAATTGGCTGAGGAAGAAAGGGACtcgttgggccgagatcggatGAAAGCAATGAACGACTTGGAATCCCTAAAAGTCATCAATGAGGAGAAGATGCTTCAGGTGGAGAAGGCCCATTATTGGGAGGAATTGACCGTCAAAACTCAAGCGGTGTCAAGCAAGCGTTTAACAGATATAAAAGAACTTAAGAGCCAGTTAAAAGATGTTGAATTGGAGTTGGTTAAAACTATGAAGGTAGTCAAAGCCACCCAGAATGTGGGAACTGAACTCAATAGTGTTAAAATTGAAGCAAAAGCATTGAGGACAAAGTTGGCAAAGGGAGAAGCAAAGACCGAGCAATTGCTAGAAAGTCAGAAAATGATGGAGAGTCACATTCAAATATTAGATTCTGCTAATAATTCTCTATCCAGAAATAACCTGATCCATACTGAAAGAATAAGGGAATTTCAAGAGCAAATTAACCGAGCTGCGGCTAAGGCTCATTGGCTAAGAGTGGAGGCTCGTCAAGTTGGAGGGGACATCGCGAAGTATCGAAGGAGCATGAATAACACCGATATGTTTCTAAAAGCTATAGCTAATAAAGGCAGTGCCTTTCCCCCTGTAGTAGATTAAGATGAATCATTTGTTGTAATGAAAGTTTTTATGAGTTAAATAAAAAGGCGGAgacctttatttattattcaaaatgtGTATACAAGGCTGAAAGCTCAGATGGTAAAAGGTTAAACAGATCTCCTCTCGGCATTGCAATAAGTATCAGATGTAGATCTGACCACACATCCAAAGAATAACGGTTTATTATGTCACCCTCCCACGAAATAATCCATGCTCAATATGTTTCATTCacattcatgcatttttttaaacataCACTTATGAACTGTCATAATGCTGCACACCaggtgaaatataggtcccccattAAAACACACTCATAACACACGGTTgcggaaaaaaatggaaaatgaagaaagaactCAGTTGGATGCCCAATATCAGAAGGAGCTGAACGGTCTGAAGGAAGATGTCTCTAGGCTTACTAGCTTACTCGAACAAGCCTTGAGATCTAAGTCAGGGGAAGGGACATCCTCCCAACCAGCATTTACCGCTCAGATACCACCGACGCCTCCGACGTTCTTCAACCTACCAAACATGGGGGCAAGTGGATCTTCGCATGAGCCCCAATATGCTACGCATTTCCCAACTCAGCCTATATACCCGATGGGGATTCCTCATGCTGATGAGTTAACCTTATAGGGGTCTCATAAGGACAAAATGATAGGAGCTGAAGGTTTGGAGAAATTGACTGCCCTAGAGGAGAGGATGAGGGCAGTTGAGGGAAATCATTTGTATGACCCGGTGAAAGCCGCCGGGATGTGTTTGGTACCTGACGTAGTCATTCCTAAGAAGTTTAGGGTGCCAGAATTCATCAAATACACTGGAACTCAATGTCCAATAACCCACCTTAAGTCATACTGCAATAAGATGGCTGAAGTAGTACAAGATGAGAAGTTGTTGATCCATTTCTTCCAGGATAGTTTGAGCGATGTCGCTCTCACTTGGTACATGCGTTTGGACAACACCAAGGTGAGGGGATGGAAAGACCTAGTTGATGCCTTTATTAGgcaatataaattcaatatgGACATAGCCCCTGATAGATCAAACTTGCATTCGTTGGAGAAAGGTCATAAGGAATCTGCAAGGGAGTATGCACAAAGGTGGCGCGAAACGGCGGCACAAGTTAATCCACCCCTATTGGAGAAGGAAATGATAGGTTTGTTCTCCAATACTTTTAAAGCACCGTACTTTGAGTACTTGGTGGGAAGTGTTGCACAAAGCTTCTCTGATTTGGTTGTTATAGCTGAACGAATCGAACAAGCCATTCGAATGGGTAGGATCACAGATCCAAGTGAAAAAAGGGGTTTTGTTGGACGCAAGAAGGAAGTTGATATCCACAACGTCGAAAGAGAAGGTAAGAGAAGAAAGCACAACTTCAAGCCACTCATGACCATTCCTCCCACATCCAACATAAATTTCACTTCGCCttatctaaaaaaccaaacaaatatccaaaatatccCGTACCACCAAAGCAACACATTTCACCCACCCAGAAACTTCCCTGCAAACCAAGAAGAACTGCCCCTTTAGTGAGATGTATCAAAGATTGCTCAGCATTGGCCAAGTAACACCTGTTCCTTTAACACCCTTGCAACCACCTTTTCCTCAATGGTACCGACCAGACCAGAAATGTGAGTACCATGCTGGTATCACAGGCCATAATATTGATGGTTGTTTGGCTTTCAAAAGGAGAATCCTCCAACTCATCAAAGCGGGTTGGATTTCCTTTGATGATTTTCCGAACGTAAAATCTAACCCGCTACCACACCATGCTTCTGGAAGTGGAGGGGTGAATGctttggaagaagaagagaggggtACTAATGTCTTAAAGTTGTCAATGGAGAGATTGTACAAAATATTGGAGCATACTAGGTACCTCCAAACACCCATCCGCAGAGCATAAGGGTGAATATTGTGAGTATCATCAGCATATGGGACACCATGTAAACTCTTGTAAAGAGTTTCGGGTGAAAGTAGAAGACATGATGACATTGGGAGTGTTGAGGATAGGAGTGCCTAAAGAAAACCTAGTAGGAACCATGACTGGTTTcgacaagaaaattgaagtatgTAGATATCAACCAACGGAGGGAGGACCCCCAAGAATGATTTTGGCTAGACCTACGAGCACGGTTAGTGGAAATTATAATGCCAtaccttataattatggttattctTTCCATACCACGAGACCGGCTCCTACTCTTCATGCTGAAGTTGGGGGGTTAACCCGAAGTGGAAGGTGCTATACTCCTAAAGAGCTAGAAGACCAAATGAGGGCAAAAGGAAAGAATGTGGTGGAGTTGGCCAAGATGGATGAGGTCAACAAACCAGTGAGCGATGAGGAGGCTAACGAGTTCTTGAAGCTAATGAAGCACAGTGAATACAGTGTGGTGGACCAGTTGAAAAAGACCCCCGCTAGAATCTCTCTACTATCATTAGTTTTGAGTTCAGAGTTGCATAGAAACATTCTCCAGAAGGTCCTTAACGAAGCATATGTTCCTCAAGATATCACACAGGATTCTATAGAACATTTGGTGGGAAGGATTCAAGCCACTAACTATCTCTATTTCACAGATGATGAACTAGATCATGAAGGAACTGGTCACAATAAACCATTATATATCACTGTGAAATGTAAGGATTGTGTGATCGCCAAGGTGCTGATAGATAACGGTTCCGCTTTGAATGTGTTGCCAAGGCATGTGCTCGATAAAATGTCAATTGATGCCTCTCATATGAAGTCAAGTACCATGACAGCTAGAGCATATGATGGTTCGCCAAGGCCGATTATGGGAAATATCGATGTTGAGCTTGTAATTGGCCCCCAGCCATTCCAAGTTACTTTACAAGTGATGGATATTCATCCCACATACAgcatgttgttaggaagaccttggattcatgcagcACGAGCCGTTGCATCTTCATTACACCAACGGGTTAAATTTATCATCAATGGGAACTTGGTGACAGTAAGGGCCGAATAAGCTTTAACCATGGTGAGAAACGTGTCGATTCCTTATATAGAGGCTGAAGAGAGTAAGGACGGAAACCTACATGCATTTGAGGTAGTAAATGCTGAATGGGTACCTGAGAATACGGTGCGAAGGAAACCAGAGATTTCTGGGGCTGCAAGGATGGCTGCTAAATATTTTCTGAAACACGGGCTGCCATTCCAGTATGACCCTATCACAGGAATGCCCGAAAGGATCAAc from the Populus nigra chromosome 1, ddPopNigr1.1, whole genome shotgun sequence genome contains:
- the LOC133674074 gene encoding universal stress protein PHOS32-like is translated as MNPQQQQQQQQQQNPVDPDQPLLPTIKIHHNPSPPRHPLPPSATPTLTPTTRRKIGVAVDLSDESAYAVRWSVHHYIRPGDSVILLHVSPTSVLLGADWGPLPLSTPTQSQLDLLNNNSKFNSEIDSKTKNENSEKPQPRQEDDFDAFTASKAAEIARPLKEAQIPYKIHIVKDHDMKERLCLEIERLGLSAVIMGSRGFGAAIRGSDERLGSVSDYCVHHCFCPVVVVRYPEDKDCGRDLAGGSS
- the LOC133700638 gene encoding uncharacterized protein LOC133700638, with the translated sequence MTIIREVTTVEYGLESESLQMTEGDCPRPNTSGTPLLKDVRCIINDTSRLFSLTKYQIDEAEFAMKYGRILHLLKVPVLPSAIKAMIHFWDPDYHCFTFRNVDMTPTIEEYSLLTEFPEYAYKVYFRQRIDDTMDELAKLLGIPQLIPYREKDNSGVLDGND